DNA from Deinococcus deserti VCD115:
TTCGATACGGGTTCGAAATCCTCACCTTCAGTCCCGGAAGTGGTGTCGATCCCACCTGAACCACCTCACCGCAATGCGGACATCGCCCAAACCAAATTTGTTCCAACGCCCGGCTGGTGGTACGTCTGAGTTCCGGTAGGGTTGGAATCTCGGCAGCAACAGAACATTGTTGCTGTCGAAGGGTCTGCAAAAACATCATGGTCAGCAGTACCAGCACGATGTGGTGTTCAAGGCCTAGGAGTGACCGACCCTCGAAGTGGTCCAGGCCGAGTTCTTCCTTGCTTTGCAGGTGCAGAACCTCGCAGGCCCACCTGGCTTTGATGTCGCGAACCACCTGAGCCATGGATGTAGATGGTGCGTGATTGGTCACGTAGTACTTGATCTCACCTCCCCGCCGTTTCTCTCCCACCACCCAGACTGCTTCGCCTGGAAGATGCAACCCCCGCTTGTTCGGAAGGCCATCGGCAATCCGGCCACGGACCACCAGCCAGCGGGAACTCTTCGCTCCTTTGACCGTATGCCAGCGGTACGGAGGAATCTCATGGAGCACGTCCTTGACAGGACGTGCGATTTCGCTTGGGATCGGGTGTTTCCCGGGCCGTCCTCCAGTCTTCTGTGGCGGATCGCGCAGCGTCACGTCCAAGCTGAAGACCTTCTGGATCCCCACAATGCCCACCGCCCAAGTCAAGCCACGCTGGGACAGCGCTTGCCGGAAGTCCTTGTTGATGCCATAGCCCGCATCGGCCAGGACTACCCGAAACGTCACACCGGCGTCCAGCGCCCGGTCGAGCTCTTCCATGGCAATTTCACCCTTGGATCTGTAGTGCTGGCGTACCACTGGTACGCCAGCACCCTGACATCGTTCCGGATTCCCTGCCCACGACCCGGGCAGGAAGAGCCGCATACTCAAAGGGGCGAACAGGGAGCCATCCGACAGGGTGAGGGTAACCAGCGATTGGCAGTTGGCGATCTTGCCCAACGCTCCGCAGTACTGGTATGCAACCCCTACGCTTGCGTCTCCGCTTTTGGGCAATGCCGTGTCGTCAATGATCAACACGGCATTTTTACCCCCACAAAGTCGTTGAGCCTGCCGTTTCAGTCGGATCTCGATCTGCTCTGCGTCCCAATGGCTGACGTTCACGAAGTGGTGCAGACGCTGGTACGGCATGCCGACATGTTCAGCGATTGGTTGAGTGCTCTTGCGCTCCAGAGGGGCCAGCAGTCCGCGAACATAGCGGGGCAGGCATACCCGCTGTTTGGCATTGTCCAGGGTCTCCAGGTAGGGGGAGAGAAAGCCTCGGAAGGCACGCTGCCAGTTGTGTGGGACCGTCATGTCTCCAGCATCTTCCACCTGGGAAACCAGCGCCTACACGCATTCCAAGAGTGACAAAGTCGTGTTAGCAGGTGTATGACAAACGCACTGGCGCTTTCATCTGGGTTTCGCTTAGTAATTGAAAGCCTTCACTGTCAATGTAGAGGGGCATGACGTCATGTCTTACATGAGCTTCATACGCGGAACCTGTCCGGGTTTTCGCAGCCTGCTCATCTAAGCCGAGCGGAGAATGTGGTTCAAGAACGATTGAAGATATTGGGCGCTTGATGGCATGCTTGTCTACCTATCGTCAAGCGCTCAGCTTCAATATTGTTTGCGCCATTCACGAAGCTACGTCTTTCATGACACGGTCGTAGCCCATAACTGGACAATTCGCCCGTATTTAAAATCTCTGGCATCAAGCTAGTCGTGGTTGAATGTGGCCGTGCACCCCCCGTCTACAGTAACGATGGAGCCTGTCATAAACGAGCTCTCACCAGACGCGAGGAATATGACAGCCCTTGAGATTTCATCAGCGTGGGCCTGTCGGCCGAGAGGTTGGCGCGCTGCATTCGCTTCCCGGCGGTCGTGCGCTGCCTGTGCTTCCTCAGGCGGAAGGCTGGCACGGCGCCCTCCCATGTCGGTGTCTACGTAGCCTGGGCACACGGCATTGACGCGCACTCCACGCTGGCCGTAATCAACGGCCAGCTGCCGCGTGAGGTTCACGACTCCGCCTTTGGAAGCGCAGTAGGCAGGTGCATTGGGGGCTCCGATCAGACCGTAGGTCGACGCAACATTCACGATGACGCCCGAACCACTTTGCATGAGGTGCGGCAGAGCGTACCGGGCACAGAGAAAGGGACCGCGCAGGTTCACGGCCATGATGCGGTCCCAGGTTTCGAGGTCGAGCTCATGGGCGGGTGCGTTGTCACCGCCAATTCCAGCATTGTTGACAAGGATGTCAAGCTGTCCGAAGCGGTGAATGGCCGCCTCCATGAGATCGCGAACTTGAACATCACTGGCGACGTCACACGGAAAAAAAGTGGCCTCGCCGTTCGCTGCGGTGATGGCAGCCAGGGTCTGTTCTGCGCCCTCGGGGTGCACGTCAGCTATAACGACCTGTGCGCCTTCGGCAGCGGCTGCGAGAGCAATAGCGCGACCAATTCCACTGGATCCTCCAGTGACGAGCAGAACACGATCAGAGAGGCGTCCGACCGCACGGTCGTGCTCAGGTTTTTTCATGTCGCCTACTGTACACGGCACAAAGCAAATCAAAGATGCGCTTGGCGGATAGACTTTCTGTTCATTGGGTGTTATGCTCATCCATAACAACCATAACAACCATAACACTAATTCCGCGGTCAGCATCCATGGAGGTGCCCGAATGAATCGATTCATCCGAACCACGCTCGCTTTGAGTAGCATGCTCGCGTTCACTCAAGCTCTAGGGGTCACACGAGGTGGCGAGCTTGTCTATGGACGTTATGCAGACTCGCTGTTCCTCGATCCGGTTCTAAACGACGCCAATGTCGATATCTGGATCCTCACCAACCTGTACGACACCCTTCTTCAACCCACCGCCGACGGCAAAGGTGTGCAGCCGGGCCTCGCCTCCGCGTACACTGTTGCCCCCGATGGAAAAAGCATGCGGCTCACCCTGCGTCCCGGCCTGCGGTTTGCCGATGGCAGCGCTCTGACTGCGCAGGACGTCAAGTGGTCGCTCGACCGCGCCCGTAAGCCCGACAACGGCGCGTGGAGTGGCTCGCTGGCGTCCATCAGTAACATTGTTGCCAGTGGCAACACGGTCACACTGAATCTAAAGCAGCCCGACCCGACGCTTCCAGCGGCCCTCGCCACCTTCAACGCCGCCATCATGCCGCAGAAACTGTTCAACGCCGCGCGGGGCAGCACCGAAGCGGCCAAAGCCAAAGCCTTCGCCGAGAAACCCATCGGGTCCGGACCATTCGTGCTGAGCTCCTGGAAGAAGGGATCGTCAATGGTCCTGAAGCGCAATCCGTACTACTGGAAGAAAGGTGCAGACGGCAAAGCCCTGCCGTACCTGAACTCGATCCGTTTCGAAATCATTCCCGACGACAACACCCGCATCCTCAAACTGCAGGCGGGAGAGCTCCACGGAGCAGAGTTCATCCCGCTCAGCCGGGTCGCTGAACTCAAGGCCAACCCCAAGATCAACATGCAGCTGTTCCCTTCCACCAAGGTGAACACTGTTCTGATGAACAACCGTCCGAAGCTCAAGGACGGCACCGCGAACCCCCTGAGTGATGTCCGGGTCCGTCAGGCCCTGAACTACGCTACCAACAAGGAAGCTCTGGTTCAGATTGTTACCTTCGGTAACGGCAAGCCGATGCGGTCATTCATGTCCGCGACCACGCCGCTGTTCGCGCCGCAGGCCAGCTACACCTACGACCTGGCAAAAGCCAAGCAGCTTCTGGCCGACGCTGGATACCCAAACGGTTTTGAGGTGGTCACCCTTGCCACAAGCGGCAACGCAGACGACCTCGCGCTGCTCACGACGCTGCAGCAGATGTGGGGCGCAGCCGGCGTGCGGCTGAAGATCGAGCAGCTTGACAACGCTACCAAGACCGCCCGCTACCGGGCTGCCGACTTCCAGATGCGCACTGCCGCCTGGACGAACGACATCAACGACCCCAGTCAGATCACCAGTTACTTCGCTATCTACGACAACATCCAGTCGCTGTACACCGGCTACAAGAGCGCCGAGATTGACCGCCTCTTTGCGCAGAGCCAGCAGGAAACCAACCCTGCGCGCCGCGCCAGTCAGTACAACCAGATTCAGGGCATCTACATGAAAGCGGCGCCCATCGTGTTCCTGTATGAGACGCCGTACCCTGTTGCCTTGTCCAAGAACGTCAAGGGCTTCGTGCAGATCCCCCTGGGCAACAACATCTTCGCTGCAACGTCCTTAGAGAAGTAAAGCACCTGACGGGGCCGCGCCACTTTGACCGGTGGGCGTGGCCCCGTCAGTTTCTGGAGGAAAGTCATGCGCGCCACGTATGTGATCAAGCGGCTCCTGCAGATCATTCCCACGTTCATCGCGGTTCTGATCCTGGTGTTTCTGCTCGTGCGGCTGCTGCCCGGCGACCCGGCAAGCGCCATTCTCGGGGACCGTGCTACACCGGAAATCGTGGAGCGCACACGGCGCGAACTCGGGCTCGACAAGCCGCTGCCGGTGCAATTCGGCATTTTCGTGCAGAACCTGCTTCGTGGTGATCTTGGAGAAAGCAGCAGCCTGAAGGTGCCGGTCTTCCGGTTGATCGTAGAACGCCTGCCCGTCACGCTGTTCCTTTCGGCTTACGCCGCACTCATCGCTGTGCTTCTCGCTGTGCCGCTCGCGGTGCTGGCGGCCGTGCGCCGTGACACCTGGGTCGACAGCCTTATCCGCGGTGTCTTCCAGGTGGCGCTATCACTGCCGGTGTTCTACGTGGCGCTGCAGCTGCTCACGCTGCTCGGGGCGAAACTCGGGTGGTTCCCCATCGGGGGATACGGTGACAGCCTCAAGGACCACCTGTACCACCTGTTTCTTCCGGCCCTCACGCTTGGCTTTAACCTCGCGGCCATTCTCGTGCGCACCCTGCGCAACTCCATTCTGGAAGTCCTGACTGCGGAATACGTTGAATTTGCCCGTTCCAAAGGTCTGCAGTCCCGGGTGGTGATGCTGCGGCATGTGCTGCGCAATGCGTTGATTTCCACCGTCACGCTGCTCGGATTAAACATCGGTGCCCTGATCGGAGGCGCGGTCATCACGGAGTCGGTTTTCGCCATCCCCGGTGTGGGCCGCCTGATGATCGATTCCATCTTCGGACGCGACTACCCGGTGATTCAGGGCCTCACGCTGGTGTTCGCGGTGCTGGTGTCGCTGGTGTTCCTGATGACTGACCTCATTCATGCCCGCCTTGACCCACGCGTGGAGCACGCATGAATTCGCTGCTCGCTTACGCCAGACGGAGGACGCCGTGACCACCCTTACCCCAGCGACCCCTGCTGCGGCCGCACCACGCCGGACACGCAGACGTCCAAAACCCACGCTGGTGATGGGTCTGCTCTTACTGCTGCCCATCCTGGCCGCGACGTTCGCGCCGGGCCTCATCGCGCCCTACAGTCCCACGGAGTTCGACTACTCGGCCATTCTTAAACCTCCCAGCGCAAGCCATCTGTTCGGAACGGATAATTTCGGCCGGGATGTGTTCAGCCGGGTGGTGTACGGCACCCGCATCGATATGCAGATCGCGCTGCTGACTACGCTTTTTCCTTTCGTGTTCGGCAGTCTGCTGGGCGCGTTCACTGGATTCATCGGCCGTTGGCCGGACATGCTGGTCGGCCGCATTGCGGATCTCGTGGTGGTGTTTCCGTTCCTGGTTCTGGTTATCGCGATCGTGGCCGTCCTTGGACCAGGCCTGACCAACATGTACATCGCCGTGAGTGCGGTCGGTTGGGTCGCGTACTGGCGCCTCGTGCGCGGAGAGGTGCTGGCGCAAAAGGAAGCAGAGTACGCCCAGGCCGCGCGCGTTCTGGGTTTCAGCCCCTCGCGGGTGCTGCTCAGGCACATCCTTCCGAATGCGGTAACGCCAGCCATCGTCTACCTCATGACCGACATGAGTCTGGGTATTCTGCTGGGCGCTTCGCTTGGGTACCTCGGACTCGGCGCGCAGCCACCCACGCCCGAATGGGGTGTGATGGTGGCGGACGGCAAAAACTTCATGGTCACCGCGTGGTGGATTTCCGGCTTTCCCGGCCTTGCCCTCACCCTGGCTGGCGTCACGTTCAGTCTGATCGGCGACGGCCTCGCCGACGCCCTGAGGCCCCGCTCGTGACCGGTTCTCCGTCTCCGGTCCTGAGTGTCCGGAACCTGAACGTTCATATTCCAACCCCGCGGGGTGAACTGCACGCGGTGCGCGGTGTCGACTTCGATCTGCAGCCGGGCGAGGTGCTCGGCCTGGTCGGCGAGAGCGGCAGCGGCAAGAGCGTCACTCTGCGGGCCCTGCTGCAGCTGCACCGCAAGCCCATCCGGGTCACGGGTGCTGTTCAATACGACCGGCAGGATTTAATCGGGCTGTCTGAAAGCCGATTACGAACCATACGGGGTGCACAGATAGGCATGATCTTTCAGGAGCCGATGACCGCCCTGAATCCAGTGCTGACCATTGGGGAGCAGATCCGCGAGAACCTGCACGAGCACCGGGGTCTGCGGGGGCGTCCAGCCGAGGACCGCGCCGCAGAACTCCTTGACCTGGTGGGCATTCCCAGCGCCCGTACCCGCCTCAAGGACTACCCGCACCAGTTCTCCGGAGGTATGCGTCAACGCGCCATGATCGCCATTGCCCTCGCGGCCGAGCCGCGCGTGCTGCTGGCTGACGAGCCGACCACCGCGCTGGATGTGACCATCCAGGATCAGATTCTCCGGCTGCTCCTGCGCCTGCGTAAGCAGCTCGGCATGAGCATCATTCTGGTGACACACGACCTGGGTGTCGTGGCACAGACCTGTGACCGGGTCGCCGTGATGTACGCCGGACGCTTGGTGGAAACCGCAGGCGTAACCGACCTGTTCCGGCAGCCGAGGCATGCCTACACCCTCGGTCTGATGCGCAGCCTGCCCGATATCGGTGCGCATCGCCGTCCTTTGCAGCCTATTCCGGGTTCGCCGCCTGACCTGCGGGACATCCCGCAGGCATGCGCGTTCAGTCCGCGGTGCGCATACAGCACCCAGGCCTGCCTGGGCGCGGAACCTCCGCTTGTGCCTATCGATGACGGACGGGCAAGCGCCTGCGTTCATCACGCAGAACTGCCTGGTGTGGCTGAGGTGACCGCATGACACACGAACCGCTGAATTCGGAGCCTCTGCTGAACGTCGAAGGCCTCACCAAAACCTTCCCTGTGTGTCAGGGCCTGTTGGAGCGCTGGCAGGGCAAACCCGCCAAGGCCGTCCGCGCGCTGACCGACGTGAACCTGAGCGTACAGCGGGGCGAGACCCTTGGCCTCGTGGGGGAAAGCGGCTGTGGCAAATCCACGCTCGCCCGCTGCCTGGTGCGGCTGCATCAGGCGGACAAGGGAAGCGTACGGTACGCGGGACAGGAGGTGCTCCTGTTGCAGGGTGACGCGCTGCGGCAGTATCACCGCCGCGTGCAGATGATCTTCCAGGACCCCTTCTCCTCACTCAATCCCCGCATGACGGTCGGACAGGCCCTGCGGGAAGTGCTTACCGTGCATCAGTTGCGGCCTAAGGCGCAGCACAACGAGCGGGTACATGAACTGTTGAACCTGGTGGGGCTGCCTGCCGAGGCTGCAGGCCGTCTTCCTCACGAATTCAGTGGAGGGCAGCGTCAGCGTATCGGCATTGCCCGCGCGCTGGCACTCGAACCAGAATGCATCGTTGCGGACGAACTTGTCAGTGCCCTTGACGTGAGCGTTCAGGCTCAGGTGGTGAACCTGCTGCTGGAACTGCAGGAGAAGCTTCACCTGACGGTGTTATTCGTCGCGCACGACCTGCGCCTCGTTCGCCATCTCTCGCACCGGGTGGCGGTCATGTACCTCGGACGGGTCGTGGAAATAGCCGCCACGCAGGATCTGTTCGAGCAGCCTGCCCATCCTTACACACAGGCTCTGCTGGCGGCCGCGCCACTTCTTGAGCCTGGCCAGCGCGCGGAAGTTCCCGCCCTGACCGGCGAGTTGCCCAGCCCACTCAACGTCCCCAGTGGCTGTCCGTTCCGCACGCGATGCCCGCATGCCTTCGACCGCTGCGTCACCGAGCGGCCTGAACTCTCGGAGATCCGTCCTCTGCAGCAGGTCGCGTGTCACCTGTACGATCCGGTGGACCAGGAAGTCCGCCTCCCGGTTGGGGTGGGCTGATGCCTCAGGAGGGAGAAGCGGACACCTCGCCCTTCGTGGTTGACCGGACACTCAGCGTGCCTCTCAGCGTGCAGTTGCGTGGCCAGATCGAATACGGCATCGCCTGCGGAGAGCTGCCGCCGGGCGCACGGCTCCCCAGCGTCCGCGACCTCGTGGCGCAAACAGGTGTCGCACACGTCACGGTCGCGCACGTATACAGGGATCTGGCTGCACGGGGGCTGATCGTTACTGTTGCTGGCCGGGGCACGTTCGTGGCGGATCCCAGTTCTTCGGGTCCCATGCAGGATGTCGCTGCATTACGTGGGTTGTTGAACGATGTGCTGTTCCAGGCTGAACGGGACGGCATTGAACCGGAGCGGGTCGTTGCGCTGTTGCAAGCCATGATCGCGCGCGGACACACGGCGCGCGATGTAGGAGTGCGGATTGTGCTCGTCGGTGTGTTGGATGTCGCCACCCGGGCTTACGCTCGGGAACTGCAGGCTCTCCTTCGCCCGGAAGACCGTGTGAAAGCTTGTACGTTCATCCAACTCGCCCAGCCTGCCCTCATTCAGGAGGTGCGGAGTGCGGACATCGTTCTTACCTTGGGCCACCGGCTTGCCGAGGCGCGAGCACTGCTACCGGGCCTGGACATCCTCCCGATGCGCGTTACCGTGTCCCATGAGACGCGGGAGCACCTCGCTGCCCTCGCGCCGGACACGCGTCTGGCACTGATTGCTACCTTCGATGACTTTCTCCCGACATTCCTGACCGGCGTGCACCGGTACGCGCCGCAGGTTCTGGACGTCCGTGCGGCTCACCTCGCAGAGCAGAATCTCCCGGAACTGCTCGCGTGGTGTGACGCAGCCGTGTATGCCAGCGGCGCAGACGGAATCGTCACAGCCCTCAACCCTGGCACGTTCGCCTTCGAGTACCGACATGCCGTCCACAGGCCTGATGCGGAGCGGACACTTTTACCGGTCATTGCTCAGCACCGCGCCCTGGTGCGCGAAAGGAAACATCATGAAAATTGAAGCGATGAACTGGATGCAGGTCGAGGCTTACCTCAGGGAAGATGACCGTTGCGTCCTGCCGCTCGGGAGCACCGAACAACACGGGTTTATGAGCCTGGCCGTGGACAACATCCTGCCGGAGCGACTTGCACAAGAGGTCGCTGCGCCGCTCGGTGTGCCGGTGTTTCCCACCCTCAATTACGGCATTACACCCTACTTCCGTGCTTACCCCGGCAGCGTGACACTGCGTGTTCAGACGTACCTGAGCGTCGTCCGTGATGTCCTCGACAGCCTGTATGAGCAGGGTTTCCGCCGCATTCTGATCGTCAACGGCCACGGAGGAAATTCGCCCGCTCAGGGCTTCTCAGGCGAATGGTCAGCGGACCATCCCGGGACGCAGGTGCTGTTTCACAACTGGTGGAACGCACCCAGGACCTGGCAGGAAGTGCAGCGGATCGACCCGGTCGCGTCACACGCCTCCTGGATGGAAAATTTCCCCTGGACCCGCCTGCCCGGCGTGACCCTGCCTGAGATTCAAAAACCGATGGCCGATCTGGACCGGCTGAGGCTCCTGTCGCCCGCTCAACTACGCCAGACCCTTGGCGACGGCAATTACGGCGGGCTGTATCAGCGCAGTGACGAGGACATGCTGGCGTTGTGGGCGGTGGCGGTCCAGGAAACATCAGGCCTGCTGCAGAACGGGTGGGTTCCGGCCAGCAGGTCGGAGCAGCAGACATGAAGCTGCTGATATGGGGAGCAGGCGCCATAGGAGGAACGATCGGTGCTTACCTCGTCCGGGCCGGGCATGACGTCACTTTCGTGGACTGCGCCGCGGATCACGTAAAGAGTATCCGCGAGGGCGGCCTGCACATCGAGGGGCCCATCGAATCGTTTACGGTGCACGCCGCGGCCTTCACGCCCGGCGAGGTCACAGGCCAGTGGGACCATGTGCTGCTGTGCACGAAGGCGCAGGACACCGCGAGTGCCGCAGGGCAGCTCGCTGACCACGTGACGCCCGCCGGGTGCGTCGTGTCGGTCCAGAATGGGTTGAACCCGCTTGTGCTGAACGCCACCTTCGGACAGGACCGGGTGCTGGGGAGCTTCGTCAATTTCGGAGCGGATTACCTCAGCCCGGGCGTGGTGCATTACGCCGGGCGGGGCGTGGTCGTGATCGGCGAGCAGGACGGGCAGCTTTCGGAGCGTGCGCGGGCCCTTCACGCGGCCCTGCGGGATTTCGACAGTAACGCCGTGCTCAGCGCGAACATGTTCGGGTATCTGTGGAGCAAACTCGGGTACGGTGCGTTGCTGTTCGCCACAGCCGTCACGAACGATGGCATCGCCGACGCCCTGGCGCGACCGGAGGACCGGACGCTGTATATCGCCCTGGGACGCGAAGTGATGCGCGTCGCTCTGGCCCACCAGATCACTCCGGAAGCCTTTAATGGTTTCAATCCTGCCGCCTTTCTCCCTGGCGCCAGCGATGACATGGCCCAGGCCAGCATGGATGAGATGGTGGCCTTCAACCGCCGGAGCGCCAAGACACACAGCGGCATCTGGCGTGACCTCGCGGTCCGCAAACGCCGCACGGAAGTGGACGCTCAACTGGGCTGGGTGGTGCATTTCGGTCAGGAGCACGGTCTTCCAACCCCCATCACGGCCCGCCTCGTCGACTTGATTCATGAACTCGAAAGCGGTCAGCGAGAGCTGAGCCGTGAGAACCTCGCGGAGCTTCACGCGGTGATCCCGGCCGTCACCCCGGCGACATGACAGCCGTGATAGACGGCCTGCGGGCCCTGCTGCCTTCCGGTGACCTGACATGTGTCGTGAGCGACGCCCTGGACCGTGGCTGGGCCCTCAGCGGCGCCTTCCGCCCCGTCTGGTCCGGTGCCTGCTGCGCCGGGGAAGCGGTCACCGTACGCACGTTCGGAACGGATCTCAGCGCCGTGTTCGACGCCATCTCTGTCGCCGAACCAGGGAGTGTCCTGGTGATCGACTCGCATGGCATCACAGGCGCCGCCTTCTGGGGGGAGCGCACGACCCGCGCCGCACTCGCCCGCCGCCTCGCTGGAGCCGTGATAGACGGGGGGTGCCGGGACGTGACGGCTGTACGTCAGCTGGGCTTTCCAGTATTCAGTACGGCCATCACGCCCAACGCAGGGTTGCCGGGAGGACGCGGCGCCGTCAACGTTCCCATTCAGGCTGGAGGCATTCCCGTGTCACCAGGAGATGTCGTCGTGGCTGACGAGAACGGAGTTGTGATCGTGCCGCAGCATCTCGCACCCGGCACACTCGAGCGCGTGCGGGTTCTGCTCGCTGCGGAGCAGCAGGTCTTTGCTCAGGCTGACCGGGGCATGGCTGTGCCACCGGAAAGCACAGAAAAAGGGATGGTTTAAGGTGAACGAATTCCAGCAACAGTCTGCCGAAATCAATGACCTGCTCTGCATCCTCAACCTGCTGACCTGGGACACACGCACCCAGATGCCGCCCGGCGGCAGCCAATCCAGGGCGCAGCAGACCGCGACGTTAAGCGGGCTCGCGCAGCAGCGGCTTCTTGATCCAGCGTTTGAGCATGCAGCGCGGGCGGCACTCAGCGCCGCAGAGCCCGCGAGCGTCCCAGCTCGTGCGGCCCAGCAGGCCATCAGCGCCGTCCGCGCGCTGAAACGGGTGCCGGTCGAGCTGACCCGCGACCTCGCCTTGACCAAGAGTGCCGCTCAGGACGCCTGGGCGGACGCCAGGGCCCACAGCGATTTCAGCCGGTTCGCGCCGCACCTGACGCGCATGGTGGACCTCCAGCGGCGACTGGCGGATGCGCTCGGGTACGACGCTCATCCTTACGACGCACTGCTCAACCTGTACGAGCCAGGACTCACGGCGGCCACGCTTCAACCCCTCTTCTCGCAGCTTCGCACGCATCACCTGTCACTGCTGCGCGAAGTCCAGGCACAGCCCCAGCCCCGCCTGGACTTTCTGGAGCGCGACTACGACGTCGCGGCGCAGCAGATCCTCGCGCTGGAACTCGCGCAGGCCATCGG
Protein-coding regions in this window:
- a CDS encoding RraA family protein, with protein sequence MTAVIDGLRALLPSGDLTCVVSDALDRGWALSGAFRPVWSGACCAGEAVTVRTFGTDLSAVFDAISVAEPGSVLVIDSHGITGAAFWGERTTRAALARRLAGAVIDGGCRDVTAVRQLGFPVFSTAITPNAGLPGGRGAVNVPIQAGGIPVSPGDVVVADENGVVIVPQHLAPGTLERVRVLLAAEQQVFAQADRGMAVPPESTEKGMV
- a CDS encoding ketopantoate reductase family protein; the encoded protein is MKLLIWGAGAIGGTIGAYLVRAGHDVTFVDCAADHVKSIREGGLHIEGPIESFTVHAAAFTPGEVTGQWDHVLLCTKAQDTASAAGQLADHVTPAGCVVSVQNGLNPLVLNATFGQDRVLGSFVNFGADYLSPGVVHYAGRGVVVIGEQDGQLSERARALHAALRDFDSNAVLSANMFGYLWSKLGYGALLFATAVTNDGIADALARPEDRTLYIALGREVMRVALAHQITPEAFNGFNPAAFLPGASDDMAQASMDEMVAFNRRSAKTHSGIWRDLAVRKRRTEVDAQLGWVVHFGQEHGLPTPITARLVDLIHELESGQRELSRENLAELHAVIPAVTPAT